CCAGCTAAGCGAGGCCGTGGAAGGCCAAAAAGAGCAACATTAGTTCAATCACCAAATGCGATGGCTATTACAGCACCTTCTGGAACTTTTAAAGTGGATACTGGGTTGCAAAGAGGGATGGCATCTAGCCCTGCCACAAACTTGGTCCCTGATTCATCAACTAGTTCTGCTAACGCACAGAGTATTGGAGGAATTGTACAACATACTAGTATTGTGGCCTCACCTAGTTCTCAGCCAATTGCTCCTAAACCTTCTGTTACTCCTGATTCTCAGACGACCACTGTTGGCCCTTGTCCATCAGCACAATCAAGAGGAAGAGGTCGGAAGACTCAAAGTGGACCAGAAGCACCCAGGCGTAGGGGAAGGAAACAGGCTCCAATATCACCTGGTGTTGGTGGAGTATCTGGTCCTGATCCAAAACAAAATGAAGCATCACAGAACACATCTGTGAATCCACTAGAAAATCAAGCCATTGGCATGAGTGGAACTGTTTCTAGTACTTCCGCAGTCCAACACCCTGATTCTTTTTCTGGTTCTGCTCCCTTACAAGTTGTGAGTGGGGCTGATCACCAAGTTGGTAATGCTGTAGCTTTGAGTTCGCAGCCAGCCCTTTCTTCTCCATCTATTGCTCCTTTGTCTCAATCTTCTCCTTCCCCTTCTGTACCCATGCAAACAAAAGGGCAAAACCGGAAGGCGCAAGGTGACGTAGGAGTACCGCGGCGTAGGGGAAGGAAACAGGCACCAATATCACCTGCTGTTAGTGATGTGTTAGTTGGTCAAGATTTGAAACCCAATCTGCAACCACAGGATAAACCTGGGGATTCATCTGGAAGGAAAGACATTGCCATGCAAAGTAAGCAAGAGGCTGAGGATTTAGCTGGTCAGGATCTGAACTTAACCGAAGAGTCAGTAAATTTTGCCCGAGCCAAGCAAATAACAAGCTCAACAATGATGCATGATACATCCGTCAGATCCCTTGGTAAACACTGTGCATTTATGCATgcctgaaatttttttttacaacagAATTCATGATTATATTTTCCTCACATGAATTAATTTAACATTTGACAGGTCCTGCATTGGGAGAAAGTCAAAATGTTGTTGCATGCAATTCTACTGTTAAAATGAATGAAGGTGCTGCAGCTCCTGCTATTCCAATTCCCATAACTGCACCTCCAGCAGTGGAAAACACCAGTGAGGCAAACTATGATGTTGCTAAGACTGCTCCTAGCTCGCAGTCAAtgccttccaacccttctgctcCTCTAGCTTCTCAATCTCTCACTCCTTGCCCTTCTGAAACAGTACAAGTCAAAAGACAAGGTCGAAAGACTTCAAACAGAGCCGAAGCACCCCGTCGTAGGGGAAGGAAGCAGGCTCCGGTGTTACCTTCTGTTTCTGATGGTCCAGCAGGTCAGGATCCAAACTTAAGGTTTGAATCACAGAATGCATCTGTTGATTCATTCGGGAGTAAGTCTGCTGCACTGAGAAGTAAGCAGGGTACTGATGGACAGGAGTTGACAAATGGTACTCAGGCCCAAGCAAGTCAAGCACATTTAGCTAGCAGTTTAGTGGGTCATGATTCAAAGAGAAAAGAGGAGCCAGTCTTTTCAACCCACGGTAAGCAGCCTTCAAATTCTTCGTCAACACTTGACATTCCTCCAGGATTCTCTGATAAGAGTTCTGCTTTGGGCCGTATCCAGACTGCTGATGTAAGTGATGTTGCTCGTGTGATGAAGGAGGTCTTTTCCGGAACACGTTTGTCAAAAGCTAAAATTCCTGAGTCATCTGGGAGAGAAGGTAGGGTTGTCCCTTGTGTACCTGTATCAAATAAGGCTTCTGTGGAATTAGCCAAAAACCAATGTTTGGAGGATAAAGCAGCTCCAATTGTGTCAACTTTGGAAGCAGCAGCCCGTGTACTTGACCTTCCAGCAAATTACAAGAAGCAATCTGGGACTGGTGTTAGTGCAGAAGGGGAGAGGGACAAGCCACCTGCTTTGAATGAAACCCATGTTCCCATCACAAATATGGACCAACACGAGGGCAAGGCAGCTCTAGGCTCCACTAAAGAATTggaagactcaaaacaactctGTGTTGATGGTTCGACTATGGTGAGTAAAACAGATACTGTTGTTCAGACATTGGCTCGAGATGCTGATGTGCCTACTTCTAGTATAGGGTCTTCTGGTGGTGTGTTGAATTCATCGTTAATATTGGAAAGTAACATTGAGCATCCTGAGGTGATTGGGAGAGATTCTGGACAGAAAACTGAATCTTTTTCAGTAGAGTCTCATAAATCCTCTTCTGTTGAGCACCCTTTAATGTCCAAGGATACTGATAATGCCAGTCTTCATCTTGGTGTTACACCTCCTGTTCCTAGGGTCCCAATCGAGTCAAGCGAGGTGGGCCTTCCTGCCATGGTAGATTCTGAAAACAAAAAAGGGAGTTTTGCTAAAGAGAATCCAACATCTCCTTGTATTACTGAGGATGCCGGCTATCATTCTGAAGACCCTTCACCTATTACTTCAAGTCCAGATCATTCAGTTGCTGCTCCTGGTGTTactgaaatgaccaaaataaattCAGCAGACAAATCAGAGCATTCTTCAAAAGAGTCCCAAGAATCTTCCCCTCATGATAGAAAAACCATTGTGCTCACGTCATCTGAAAATGTTTGTCCTCGAGAAAGTGCACCATCGTCTCTGGGTTTAGGGGATGTAGTGCCTCCTGTTATGGCTGAGAATAACCCTGGAAGAAAGAATGAGCCTGCTTCAGAAGGTTGTACACAATATTCTCCTCAGAGCCATGATAATTCCACAATTATTCCCTCAATGCTATATATTGATTCTGGGCGGGGTTCTCTTGACAAAGTTGACATGCCTTTTACAGAATCTGAAGTTGTTAATAATGAAGGTATTTGTTTAAATTCAGAACTTTCATCCAAGATTGATGATTCTGAAGCTTCTCATGAATTAGTTGGTGGTGCTTCAGGGCGTAATACCACTATGCATGTTATTCCTTCTGAAAAGGGCATCTTGGAACTTGGAACTGAAATGATTGGGGATGGTAGTATTGATGCTTGCAATAAGGAAGTGGTCCCTGCTGAGGGTGATCAAATGGATATTTCTCATGCTGTTAGTTGTCCACATGAAGAAGTATTGGAAACGGTTTTACCCTCATCTTCTTTAATAGTGGCGGGAGAAATTCATGACTCATCTGATAGAGCTCAAGTTGGCAGCTATAGGGCACAGGAGAACCAAAAACTTTCTCATCCTGCCTTGGTTGTTTCTCAGGATGGTAAATTTGTATCAGAAGATAAATCAGAAGTCTTGCTGTCATCTTCTGTAGGGGGAGCGGAAACAGTGGAGGGCTCATCCATGAAATGCCAGAGTAGCAGCTCACAATCTCCAGTTGATCAGGATCACCATGTCACTGAAATGAATGTTAAATCGCCACAACATATCTCTGAAAAAATTGATCTTCCTTCATCTTTAAATATGCAGGAAGAAAAGATTAAGGGTTCATCTGAGAAGAGGCCAAGTTGCAGCTCAGTACtactggaagacgttaaaggtTCTGGAGCTTTAACAGTTAAAATGGATTTATCTCAGGTTCATGGAACTGTGCAAGAAAATATTTTATCAGAAGGAATGACTGAGGAGGGGATGACTAAGGATATATCTAAGACTTTTCAAGTTTGTAGCTCATTACCTGTGGAGGAACCAGAAGTTTCTAGAGCCGAAAGAGATGCTCTAATTAATTCATCTCAGATTGATGAGGATCTACCAGAAGGAGATACTGACATATCTGGAAAGCGTCTACTCGGCAGTCCAGTACCAGTGGAAGAAGACAAGATTGATGGAACATCTATGGAACATTTATGTGGGAGTTCAGACTTACTGGGAGAATCAAAAGGATCTGATACTGAAATGGATGTTTCTCAGGTTAGTGAGCTCCAACCCGAAAATATATCAGAAAGTGTTATTGTGCCATCATCTACTGTTGCAGTTAAGGAAGGAAAGATTGAATGCTTATCTGAGAGCGGTCCAGCCAGATCAATAATGTTGGGGGACGCATCTGAAGCTTTAGTTTCTGATAAAATGGTTGTCTCTGAGGTTGACACATTTGTGCCCGAAAAGATGTTAGAAAATCTGCCTTCATCTTCCTTGACAAAAGAGCAGGAAAATACTAAGGGCTCTTCTGAGAAGGGTCAAGATGGCAGCTCAGTACAACTTGAGGAATCAACTGGAAAGGAAGACGAGATGGGTCATCTAATGGAAACACCCAGATCTTCTGGGGATTTGCTTGTAAGAGAAAGTGTTGATTCAGAAGAGGAGGTTCAGCGGTTATCCAAGAAGGATCCTATAAGCAGCTCAGTGCCGCTGTTAGAATCATTGATTTCTGAACCTGAGACAAGTGATCGTTCCGATGCATCCAAGGTTCGTTGCACTCATTGGGAACTAAGATAAacatttttttatcaattgtattttttcaaataaatagGTGTGTACCTTAATGCTGGAAGCTAGGCTTGTGTTTCAAAATTACAAGAGCGAACCTTACCGCCACCACCACACCCGCAAAACAAAACCTGTCTTATCTCAGAGCTTCCTACTAAACAGAATTATAAACTGTAATATCTCAAAGCATATAACAATTACACTTGAAATTCAAATGCATACAAATGTCCACAGACAATCACAAAGTTGGTTTATTGCTCTTAATTTCATTAGTAATGTATATATCATGTGTACGACTCAGGTTGGCATGGTGCCGCTAGAAGATAGAATGGCGGAGGACATTGACCTGGCTGCATCCTCCTTAGAGACAGAAGGAAGAGGTATAGATCATCCATCTGAGGTTCTAGATGGCAGCTCAGTGACGGAGGGTCCAAAAACACCTGTAGCTGACAAGGATACTCAGATGAATGCTCCTGATGCTTGTGAGAGGGAGCCAGAAGTTGTGTGTGCATCTGTGGATATGCCTCTGGTTACCTCGACCATGGTGGATGATGGTGTCAAGGGCTCGTCTGAAGCAGTGCCTATAGGCAGCTCCAAATCACCAGAGGAGTTGGAATGTGAAGCTAAAATACTTGATGCTTCTCACGTTTGTGTGGAATTGTCAGAGAATGTGTCTGAAAGCATGGATCAAACTCCGGTTATCTTGATCAATCAGGGCGATAGTGTTGAAGGTTTATCTGAGGCAAGGCCCGTGGGCAGCACCGAATCACCAGAGTCATCAAAATCCGAAGCTAAAGTTGCTGATGCTTCTCAGGTTTCCGGGACAATCCCAGAAGTTGCATCTGAAAATGTGGATCAGCCTCCGGTTAACATGGCTGTGGAGGGTGACAACATTGACGGCTTGTCGGAGGCAGGGCCTATGGGCAGCTTGGAAACACCAGAGGAGTCCAAATCTGAAGCTAAAGTGGGCGATACTTGTCAGGTTTCTGGGACAATGCCAGAAAATGCATCCGAAGACATGGATATTCAGCCATCATTAACGGCGGAGGAGGGAGAAAAAGTGGAGTTACCAGCTGAGGGATCTGTTGGTGGTAGCTCAATGGAACAGCCTTGAAGTTAATTAAGTGCCTGACAAGAGAGTTTTTGTACAGCTTCTTAGAGCATAAAAACACCTAAACCAACTATTCAGTAAATTATAGTTTGTCCCTTCAAAGGGGAATCAGGTTCCTATTTTGTATGTAGATAAGGTATTTTGTGGAAGTGTCTTCCATTAATTTAATCTGTCAAGCCCTCTTTCTAGGTTTGCTGCCTTATAATTGGGTTTCGTACGCGCGTGTTGCTCGTTAGGAGTGTTTCGTAACGTTTTACAAAAtgattttattacaaaaagtgAGATGGTGGACTGGATTAGACTGGACTGGACTTCAATAAATTTAGAGCTTTAGTAGAAATGTTGAGGCCACTTAGCATTTCAATCTTGCTAGCCAAGTGGCCAACTTTAAGTATAGatgatatcgtttgtttaagaaaaaaaaaaatatgggattTAAATAACCAACTTCCACCATCACATGTGCATGTGTAGAATTTGCAAGGCAGCAAATGTGGGTTTCTTGATTGAAAATGCCGTTATTTTGTAACTTTTAACTTGTATCATGAATGTTAATGAATTGCTGCCTGGTATACCAAATGTGCGAATGATAATGATAAATGTTGATGGTAGGTAATAGGTATAGTAGATTACTAGAAGAAGTTTAGTTTTGCAAAACGTGTGTGAATGATGCATTTGGAGTGGTCCTTCTCTCCTCCTGTGAGAGCCTTCTCTCCCCCAATGAGTCTTTCTCACCGCCGTGTGAGTGGTTTTCATTTTCATCGATTTGCATCGATGCCGGCCCTAGCTTTGGCTAAAGATCGGGTGTTCGCATCACCATCCTTTTTGGCCCTTGTTAGTCCTCCCCGTTGTTTGCCCTTGTTGGCGATGTTGCTCGTGAGTTCTTTCTACCAGCGTGCTTCCTTGGTCTCGTGGCGACAATCCTTGTGTTGGTCCTTGGGAGGATGATGCAGCCTCTTTCTTCACCATTATTGGGTTCTTTCTTGCGTGATCCTGATTACTTGTGGAGGGAGCTAGATCGAGATGATCGTCATGTGGTTTTCTGGTGCCTGCGTTTGCAACTTCAGGAAGCTTAGCTTTCTAGGGTTTTTCGTGTGGTTTGTGTTTGCTCCTTAAATGTGTCATGGGCCTCGCAGGCAAGCTGGggatttacttcacatacgagattggtgggtgcgggcgtgccactactagtaGACAGGATTTGAATGACTGAGGTTgcgccttttgacttcaaatcaagaTATTGTGCAatttgagtgggagttgctcaaatcaaggttctttctttgccttaaaaataaggactttacttatatggagagatagaacaatatgtaaatgacaaggttgctcggaaatgtaaatgactgaggaaagtgactaatattgcagattggttgtaatttaaatgactgaaaatgaGTTGTACATGAAAACTACAAAGGAGATCGATACTACAAGTGAGCAGCAGAACTaataaactagacaaaagatggcttttgtgAGGGCTAATCCTGAAAAGGATGaatgcttgtatttgtttgtttgattgagtgtccataatccttgTGCATCTGCCCCTTTAAATAGAGATCTGAAAAGAGCCACATGCTGAAAACCTTGTACTTGCCCGAAAGAAACTTGGGCAGCTTGCATTGCTTTTGCCAACTTGCACGtagaaataatatttaaaaggGAAACTTGCATCTCCACCACATATTTTTAGTACATGTCTCCCCaacttgtaataaactaacaattaaaagaagcaagttggctTCTTTCATATTATCCTTATCCGAAAGCTCTCCCATCCACTTGCAATACATGCATGTATCTTGATTAAACAAAGACTTGacaaacctccaccacccaaacaaatgggaaaaacaatattatagtgccAAACTCATCCACTTGTAGCCAAATATCTTTCCAAGTTAGCTTTCTTGCATATTAATCCTTCAAATACTATATTTTACTCCAATGGcctaaataagtaaaaatgggcACATTTTGGGTGCAAAGAGTTTGTTTATGTGTGCTCACTGCTGGGCAAGGCTGGCTTTGGAGCTTTGTCATCTGGTTGTTTATGGTCCATCTTTTCTATTTATGCTCAACTTGTTTTTGGGCCATTGTTGTACTTGTTCTTTTCGGTAATGAATCTAccctttgttaaaaaaatttaaaaaaaataaaaaaaaccttgatGCCTTTTGGTTTGGTTCAAAAGTTGGGTTCCTTTTTGGTGTCTTGTACGACtacataaaaaatttaaagatGGTGTTAGGTAACATCTTAATGTGTATGTTACACTTTTTAAGgccttcaccaaaaaaaaaaaaaaaaagggttttcgGCTGGAAGAAAATAGTTAGGAatcttaaaacaaaaaataaattttgggtCCAAATGAAACAATCACATGCTAAATTAATTGACAGGACCAATACCAACCTTACCAACCAACTCATTCGACATACTTGCGGCACGACAATGGTAACTAATATTAGTATATGTAAGGTTTGGTACGTTAATCAATATCCTATTTTTGGTTCGGTAAACGTATCAAACCCAGTTCTATTATTATATATCTTATTTAggttatttttataaaaaaaaaaaatttgtttcactttaaagttaagcattaaaaaaatgtttgataGTAATAAAATActctaattattttaaaagtaatggTCTTCAAACAAAAACTTTTAAAAGTTGTTTTTAAAAGATGCTTTAAGAAAAAGTAGAGTTGAgcctttaatgaatatttttaattcatgttATATGctcattaattttttaaattgacaTTATTCATTATTCTATACACATTTTATCCTTAGAAAACAAAGTGACCACCACCAACTATTAGAAACCCTATCCTCTTACACTACCATTTCCATTGCTACCATCATtgttgccaccaccaccaccaccatcaccacaacCATACCTGCCGCCACTACCACCACAACTGCTAATACCATCGTTGTCGCCACCGTCACCACTGCCATCACAACCATAACTGCCACCATCGCCGTTGTCGCCTCCCTTACCATCATTGTTACTTCTGTAACCCAACCACCACACCCTTTTATTggaatcaccaccaccaccatcacaacCATTGGCCTCGCCACCATTATCATCACCATCGCCCACACTATCATGTCTATTTTTGTTACtgc
The nucleotide sequence above comes from Malus sylvestris chromosome 16, drMalSylv7.2, whole genome shotgun sequence. Encoded proteins:
- the LOC126608157 gene encoding chromatin structure-remodeling complex protein SYD-like isoform X1: MASSHNVELEAAKFLHKLIQDSKDEPAKLATKLYVILQHMKSSGKEHSMPYQVISRAMETVINQHGLDIEALKSSRLPMSGGTQTGSSHAVGVAKDSKAGLTENEMSNMDTFSSSRPPVGPSSTGNDYYQGSATHRSSQSFDHESPSSLDSRSTNSQSQERRDANKQVNRKDGKKPTTKRKREDTSMPMELHPENPKHLDTGNAAVTTRKGKINKAEPLAGFSSKGGENANFNIGPSGGQMEHFTSFSGSMRPLLKAKQEGQPSEKQLDVTNTSNSMSRALSSNHPEEMEVSSTHNALAQQQATSLTPTHDTRGIWNQSKAGFPFEKSQVPRFSSNVAIPGNISAEIPMQQSTSPSPGSSSFGKIQGGVPVASGSFQVAEPGFSSPIHYSSTLASTGKVSEHDGGNTDILADANKTSQAGRQNSAVEMSVLRSAAMRDTGKSPVHLASGSPGTPFQEQQLKQLRAQCLVFLAFRNGLMPKKLHLEIALGNIFPKEGGNTDGPHKEFIDRKVKTQFSNEPNIISDATTPYGRLNNERDTDKMLPSALSTGKFPETNSLSKETENPKMEEKNGPPPDHFVLAEERNHLLGLQKPESEMQTQETTISPACLTIASQHPESSGARSGSTVINPLNNVENGHLQVARASQTSSFSLRDPWKPISGIGNDHHTAVASKDAQIMPKHLSQGQVKNDNHTDLPPSPKYTMSEKWIMDKQKKKLLDEQTWILKQQKAKQKIATCFQKLKENVSSSEDISAKTKSVIELKKLQLLGLQRRLRSEFLGDFFKPIGTEMDHLRSCKKYRHGRRIKQLEKFEQKMKEERQKRIRERQKEFFGDIEVHKERLDDVFKLKRERWKVFNKYVKEFHKRKERIHREKIDRIQREKINLLKINDVEGYLRMVQDAKSDRVKQLLKETEKYLQKLGSKLRDAKALASRFEHDMDDSGTASVVEKSEPTFENEDESDQAKHYMESNEKYYLMAHSIKETVAEQPSILNGGKLREYQMNGLRWLVSLYNNHLNGILADEMGLGKTVQVISLICYLMETKNDRGPFLVVVPSSVLPGWESEINFWAPSILSIVYAGAPEERRRLFKERIVQQKFNVLLTTYEYLMNKHDRPKLSKIHWHYIIIDEGHRIKNASCKLNAELKHYQSSHRLLLTGTPLQNNLEELWALLNFLLPNIFNSSDDFSQWFNKPFESSGDNSAEQALLSEEENLLIINRLHQVLRPFVLRRLKHKVENQLPEKIERLVRCEASAYQKLLMKRVEDNLGTIGNSKARSVHNSVMELRNICNHPYLSQLHAEEVDNLIPNHYLPPVIRLCGKLEMLDRLLPKLKETDHRVLFFSTMTRLLDVMEEYLHYKQYRYLRLDGHTSGGDRGALIDMFNNPDSPFFIFLLSIRAGGVGVNLQAADTVIIFDTDWNPQVDLQAQARAHRIGQKKDVLVLRFETVQTVEEQVRAAAEHKLGVANQSITAGFFDNNTSAEDRREYLETLLRECKKEEAAPVLDDDALNDLLARSEPEIDVFESVDRRRQEEEMETWRKLVCVQGMDGSETLPPLPSRLVTDDDLKEFCEAMKIYEVPKTGEMSNDGVKRKGGSLGGLDTQRYGRGKRAREVRSYEEQWTEEEFEKLCQAESPDSPTKTKEEVRESNMPKGDNGSVVAVCETELPAPLPQHISSPSVDLSQMQQSKEVTPPAKRGRGRPKRATLVQSPNAMAITAPSGTFKVDTGLQRGMASSPATNLVPDSSTSSANAQSIGGIVQHTSIVASPSSQPIAPKPSVTPDSQTTTVGPCPSAQSRGRGRKTQSGPEAPRRRGRKQAPISPGVGGVSGPDPKQNEASQNTSVNPLENQAIGMSGTVSSTSAVQHPDSFSGSAPLQVVSGADHQVGNAVALSSQPALSSPSIAPLSQSSPSPSVPMQTKGQNRKAQGDVGVPRRRGRKQAPISPAVSDVLVGQDLKPNLQPQDKPGDSSGRKDIAMQSKQEAEDLAGQDLNLTEESVNFARAKQITSSTMMHDTSVRSLGPALGESQNVVACNSTVKMNEGAAAPAIPIPITAPPAVENTSEANYDVAKTAPSSQSMPSNPSAPLASQSLTPCPSETVQVKRQGRKTSNRAEAPRRRGRKQAPVLPSVSDGPAGQDPNLRFESQNASVDSFGSKSAALRSKQGTDGQELTNGTQAQASQAHLASSLVGHDSKRKEEPVFSTHGKQPSNSSSTLDIPPGFSDKSSALGRIQTADVSDVARVMKEVFSGTRLSKAKIPESSGREGRVVPCVPVSNKASVELAKNQCLEDKAAPIVSTLEAAARVLDLPANYKKQSGTGVSAEGERDKPPALNETHVPITNMDQHEGKAALGSTKELEDSKQLCVDGSTMVSKTDTVVQTLARDADVPTSSIGSSGGVLNSSLILESNIEHPEVIGRDSGQKTESFSVESHKSSSVEHPLMSKDTDNASLHLGVTPPVPRVPIESSEVGLPAMVDSENKKGSFAKENPTSPCITEDAGYHSEDPSPITSSPDHSVAAPGVTEMTKINSADKSEHSSKESQESSPHDRKTIVLTSSENVCPRESAPSSLGLGDVVPPVMAENNPGRKNEPASEGCTQYSPQSHDNSTIIPSMLYIDSGRGSLDKVDMPFTESEVVNNEGICLNSELSSKIDDSEASHELVGGASGRNTTMHVIPSEKGILELGTEMIGDGSIDACNKEVVPAEGDQMDISHAVSCPHEEVLETVLPSSSLIVAGEIHDSSDRAQVGSYRAQENQKLSHPALVVSQDGKFVSEDKSEVLLSSSVGGAETVEGSSMKCQSSSSQSPVDQDHHVTEMNVKSPQHISEKIDLPSSLNMQEEKIKGSSEKRPSCSSVLLEDVKGSGALTVKMDLSQVHGTVQENILSEGMTEEGMTKDISKTFQVCSSLPVEEPEVSRAERDALINSSQIDEDLPEGDTDISGKRLLGSPVPVEEDKIDGTSMEHLCGSSDLLGESKGSDTEMDVSQVSELQPENISESVIVPSSTVAVKEGKIECLSESGPARSIMLGDASEALVSDKMVVSEVDTFVPEKMLENLPSSSLTKEQENTKGSSEKGQDGSSVQLEESTGKEDEMGHLMETPRSSGDLLVRESVDSEEEVQRLSKKDPISSSVPLLESLISEPETSDRSDASKVGMVPLEDRMAEDIDLAASSLETEGRGIDHPSEVLDGSSVTEGPKTPVADKDTQMNAPDACEREPEVVCASVDMPLVTSTMVDDGVKGSSEAVPIGSSKSPEELECEAKILDASHVCVELSENVSESMDQTPVILINQGDSVEGLSEVSGTIPEVASENVDQPPVNMAVEGDNIDGLSEAGPMGSLETPEESKSEAKVGDTCQVSGTMPENASEDMDIQPSLTAEEGEKVELPAEGSVGGSSMEQP
- the LOC126608157 gene encoding chromatin structure-remodeling complex protein SYD-like isoform X2; this translates as MASSHNVELEAAKFLHKLIQDSKDEPAKLATKLYVILQHMKSSGKEHSMPYQVISRAMETVINQHGLDIEALKSSRLPMSGGTQTGSSHAVGVAKDSKAGLTENEMSNMDTFSSSRPPVGPSSTGNDYYQGSATHRSSQSFDHESPSSLDSRSTNSQSQERRDANKQVNRKDGKKPTTKRKREDTSMPMELHPENPKHLDTGNAAVTTRKGKINKAEPLAGFSSKGGENANFNIGPSGGQMEHFTSFSGSMRPLLKAKQEGQPSEKQLDVTNTSNSMSRALSSNHPEEMEVSSTHNALAQQQATSLTPTHDTRGIWNQSKAGFPFEKSQVPRFSSNVAIPGNISAEIPMQQSTSPSPGSSSFGKIQGGVPVASGSFQVAEPGFSSPIHYSSTLASTGKVSEHDGGNTDILADANKTSQAGRQNSAVEMSVLRSAAMRDTGKSPVHLASGSPGTPFQEQQLKQLRAQCLVFLAFRNGLMPKKLHLEIALGNIFPKEGGNTDGPHKEFIDRKVKTQFSNEPNIISDATTPYGRLNNERDTDKMLPSALSTGKFPETNSLSKETENPKMEEKNGPPPDHFVLAEERNHLLGLQKPESEMQTQETTISPACLTIASQHPESSGARSGSTVINPLNNVENGHLQVARASQTSSFSLRDPWKPISGIGNDHHTAVASKDAQIMPKHLSQGQVKNDNHTDLPPSPKYTMSEKWIMDKQKKKLLDEQTWILKQQKAKQKIATCFQKLKENVSSSEDISAKTKSVIELKKLQLLGLQRRLRSEFLGDFFKPIGTEMDHLRSCKKYRHGRRIKQLEKFEQKMKEERQKRIRERQKEFFGDIEVHKERLDDVFKLKRERWKVFNKYVKEFHKRKERIHREKIDRIQREKINLLKINDVEGYLRMVQDAKSDRVKQLLKETEKYLQKLGSKLRDAKALASRFEHDMDDSGTASVVEKSEPTFENEDESDQAKHYMESNEKYYLMAHSIKETVAEQPSILNGGKLREYQMNGLRWLVSLYNNHLNGILADEMGLGKTVQVISLICYLMETKNDRGPFLVVVPSSVLPGWESEINFWAPSILSIVYAGAPEERRRLFKERIVQQKFNVLLTTYEYLMNKHDRPKLSKIHWHYIIIDEGHRIKNASCKLNAELKHYQSSHRLLLTGTPLQNNLEELWALLNFLLPNIFNSSDDFSQWFNKPFESSGDNSAEQALLSEEENLLIINRLHQVLRPFVLRRLKHKVENQLPEKIERLVRCEASAYQKLLMKRVEDNLGTIGNSKARSVHNSVMELRNICNHPYLSQLHAEEVDNLIPNHYLPPVIRLCGKLEMLDRLLPKLKETDHRVLFFSTMTRLLDVMEEYLHYKQYRYLRLDGHTSGGDRGALIDMFNNPDSPFFIFLLSIRAGGVGVNLQAADTVIIFDTDWNPQVDLQAQARAHRIGQKKDVLVLRFETVQTVEEQVRAAAEHKLGVANQSITAGFFDNNTSAEDRREYLETLLRECKKEEAAPVLDDDALNDLLARSEPEIDVFESVDRRRQEEEMETWRKLVCVQGMDGSETLPPLPSRLVTDDDLKEFCEAMKIYEVPKTGEMSNDGVKRKGGSLGGLDTQRYGRGKRAREVRSYEEQWTEEEFEKLCQAESPDSPTKTKEEVRESNMPKGDNGSVVAVCETELPAPLPQHISSPSVDLSQMQQSKEVTPPAKRGRGRPKRATLVQSPNAMAITAPSGTFKVDTGLQRGMASSPATNLVPDSSTSSANAQSIGGIVQHTSIVASPSSQPIAPKPSVTPDSQTTTVGPCPSAQSRGRGRKTQSGPEAPRRRGRKQAPISPGVGGVSGPDPKQNEASQNTSVNPLENQAIGMSGTVSSTSAVQHPDSFSGSAPLQVVSGADHQVGNAVALSSQPALSSPSIAPLSQSSPSPSVPMQTKGQNRKAQGDVGVPRRRGRKQAPISPAVSDVLVGQDLKPNLQPQDKPGDSSGRKDIAMQSKQEAEDLAGQDLNLTEESVNFARAKQITSSTMMHDTSVRSLGPALGESQNVVACNSTVKMNEGAAAPAIPIPITAPPAVENTSEANYDVAKTAPSSQSMPSNPSAPLASQSLTPCPSETVQVKRQGRKTSNRAEAPRRRGRKQAPVLPSVSDGPAGQDPNLRFESQNASVDSFGSKSAALRSKQGTDGQELTNGTQAQASQAHLASSLVGHDSKRKEEPVFSTHGKQPSNSSSTLDIPPGFSDKSSALGRIQTADVSDVARVMKEVFSGTRLSKAKIPESSGREGRVVPCVPVSNKASVELAKNQCLEDKAAPIVSTLEAAARVLDLPANYKKQSGTGVSAEGERDKPPALNETHVPITNMDQHEGKAALGSTKELEDSKQLCVDGSTMVSKTDTVVQTLARDADVPTSSIGSSGGVLNSSLILESNIEHPEVIGRDSGQKTESFSVESHKSSSVEHPLMSKDTDNASLHLGVTPPVPRVPIESSEVGLPAMVDSENKKGSFAKENPTSPCITEDAGYHSEDPSPITSSPDHSVAAPGVTEMTKINSADKSEHSSKESQESSPHDRKTIVLTSSENVCPRESAPSSLGLGDVVPPVMAENNPGRKNEPASEGCTQYSPQSHDNSTIIPSMLYIDSGRGSLDKVDMPFTESEVVNNEGRNTTMHVIPSEKGILELGTEMIGDGSIDACNKEVVPAEGDQMDISHAVSCPHEEVLETVLPSSSLIVAGEIHDSSDRAQVGSYRAQENQKLSHPALVVSQDGKFVSEDKSEVLLSSSVGGAETVEGSSMKCQSSSSQSPVDQDHHVTEMNVKSPQHISEKIDLPSSLNMQEEKIKGSSEKRPSCSSVLLEDVKGSGALTVKMDLSQVHGTVQENILSEGMTEEGMTKDISKTFQVCSSLPVEEPEVSRAERDALINSSQIDEDLPEGDTDISGKRLLGSPVPVEEDKIDGTSMEHLCGSSDLLGESKGSDTEMDVSQVSELQPENISESVIVPSSTVAVKEGKIECLSESGPARSIMLGDASEALVSDKMVVSEVDTFVPEKMLENLPSSSLTKEQENTKGSSEKGQDGSSVQLEESTGKEDEMGHLMETPRSSGDLLVRESVDSEEEVQRLSKKDPISSSVPLLESLISEPETSDRSDASKVGMVPLEDRMAEDIDLAASSLETEGRGIDHPSEVLDGSSVTEGPKTPVADKDTQMNAPDACEREPEVVCASVDMPLVTSTMVDDGVKGSSEAVPIGSSKSPEELECEAKILDASHVCVELSENVSESMDQTPVILINQGDSVEGLSEARPVGSTESPESSKSEAKVADASQVSGTIPEVASENVDQPPVNMAVEGDNIDGLSEAGPMGSLETPEESKSEAKVGDTCQVSGTMPENASEDMDIQPSLTAEEGEKVELPAEGSVGGSSMEQP